The genomic stretch TGGCTCTACATGATCCTGGCCGTGTTCTCGCCCAACGTGGTGCAAGTATGGGAGGGGCTGCTCACGCTCGCTTTCTTCCCCGTCTGCGTGGTGCTGGCCTGGGTGGCCGACCGGCGGCTCCTCTTCTACAAGTTCATGCACAAGAAGTATCGCATGGACAAGCATCGCGGAGTGATCATTGAGACGGAGGGAGAGCGCTCCAAGGGCATCGAGATGGATGGCAAGATGGTGAACTCGCATTTTGTAGAAGGCAGTGCGGCCAGCAACCTGATAGGACTGATGGAGGGCAAGGAAGTGGACGAATCTCGCCGTGACATGATCCGGATACTGAAGGATCTGAAACAGAAGCACCCGGAGAAGGAGCTGGACCAGCTGGTGGAAATGGCCAACTACTACGCACTGTCGCACCAGCAGAAGAGCCGCGCCTTTTACCGCATCCAGGCCACGCGCATGATGACGGGGGCGGGCAACATCCTGAAGAAGCATGTGGCTGACCAGGCTAAGAGGAGCATCAGCGTGCAAGAGATCCACGTTGAGGAGACGGAGGACTTTGTCACGCGGATTTCCTTCGAGCCAGCCTCATACCAGTGCTTGGAGAACTGCGGCGCTGTCCTGCTGACGATGGTGCGTAAGGGTGGCGACATTGCCAAAACGATCTATGTGGACTACAAGACAGAGGACGGTTCGGCGAACGCCGGCGCAGACTATGAGTTCACTGAAGGCACTGTGGTTTTCAAACCCGGCGAGATCATCAAGGAGATCACAATTGGCATCATTGATGATGACATCTTTGAGGAGGATGAGCACTTTTTCGTGCGTCTCAGCAATGTGCGCATGTTGGAGGTGGAGGACGAAGTCCTGTCAGCCAACAGCCTACCGTACCCAAAGGCAATGCTTGGCTATCCTGCCCTCGCTACGATCACCATCCTGGACGACGACCATGCTGGCATATTCACGTTTGAGAGCGAGTCCATGCATGTGAGCGAGAGCGTGGGCGTGATGGAGGTGAAGGTGCTGCGCACATCTGGAGCA from Brachyhypopomus gauderio isolate BG-103 chromosome 15, BGAUD_0.2, whole genome shotgun sequence encodes the following:
- the slc8a3 gene encoding sodium/calcium exchanger 3; amino-acid sequence: MERSTTTQPGTSACLWLGLVSVAATFLCVEARATTGSTPPGNVTCTEVPSKCKPGIILPIWYPEDPSMGDKIARVIVYFVAMIYMFLGVSIIADRFMAAIEVITSQEKEITLKRPNGETTTTTIRVWNETVSNLTLMALGSSAPEILLSVIEICGHEFHAGELGPSTIVGSAAFNMFVIIGLCVSVIPEGEVRKVKHLRVFFVTAAWSVFAYIWLYMILAVFSPNVVQVWEGLLTLAFFPVCVVLAWVADRRLLFYKFMHKKYRMDKHRGVIIETEGERSKGIEMDGKMVNSHFVEGSAASNLIGLMEGKEVDESRRDMIRILKDLKQKHPEKELDQLVEMANYYALSHQQKSRAFYRIQATRMMTGAGNILKKHVADQAKRSISVQEIHVEETEDFVTRISFEPASYQCLENCGAVLLTMVRKGGDIAKTIYVDYKTEDGSANAGADYEFTEGTVVFKPGEIIKEITIGIIDDDIFEEDEHFFVRLSNVRMLEVEDEVLSANSLPYPKAMLGYPALATITILDDDHAGIFTFESESMHVSESVGVMEVKVLRTSGARGTVIVPYRTVEGLAKGGGEDFEDTYGELEFKNDETW